Part of the Aedes albopictus strain Foshan unplaced genomic scaffold, AalbF5 HiC_scaffold_326, whole genome shotgun sequence genome, cagtATTAAGGTAGAAATTTAACGGGAACATAAATCAACCATTTCCCTATGAAAATACCACGGAAACACGCACGGAAATCACACTACTTCCAAATTATACGGATGTTACCCCAGATCACCGATATACGTTCTAATGTTCCTAAAACTAATCAAGTTTATAAAAATTAAACATGTATTTACTCTCGCTGTTCGATTAACTGTCAAGATCATCTTAAGATGACGAGATGGATCATTGCTGTGCCATCTTTGATTAGGGATATAATCTTTCCTCCACACAAAGATGATCTTTTGATCAGATGATAAATGCAATGCCTGACACTCGGCAAGCGAATGAAAAGGAGAACGATATCCATCACGTAAGGTAAAACATAAGATAGAAGAATCTTTTTTGAAAAGCaaatgtagaattagcataagttaaaatacccaataataaaaattaaaaaaaaacattttttttgttgccTATGATACGTATTTTTATAGAGTGTgccaaagctccatctcttacggttttcgagatgtAAAGCGTTATGTGTGAAACACCCCTTGCAACTGCTTTATCAGTATAACTTTATCAGATGATTTCGTAtacagtagacctgttcactttttttgacttACCAGTGTCACTTCAaaatacacaagtttacaaaataaaacgatagtcgtgaacttctgtcaacgaccaaagtttttgaagcacaatttagtgctgatttcgaaaccgaccttcaaaaaatttaaagtagaacagtttttgagttttacctcaatatcgaattttgtaacttttcaaaatatgtaatttactaaaattcaaatatattgcgttttgttcaaccaattttaaatcttcttccataaattaaaaactgaatacaataccattcgatcatctgaatacaggttttgcgtcagattgatgaaattcaatttattggcgagttttggggacgatcttcttaaattttagcaaaattcccaaaattttttgaagaaatgtattttttttttcaataagaaaaagccaacttaaaaattctttctcgacgtttatttgacatatcacatgtaggcgagttacagtaaaaatttcagctcaatcggagcattgattacgaagaatgagatgtttgaagtgagcgactgtgcttaaaaatagaacaaaaatcgatttcaaatcatcaacgttgtatggaaagtcgaaaaattatccgctctactgtaatttttttccttcgcgttttcgaactcagggcatgattctacaccaaaaatgatcatcagcttatcgagttcaaaaatgctgtaaactagtgttattaatctacatgcaaaaacaagtcttcagtccaaaaatgagccaaatcgaTAAAATttaagaggtgtatcaaatcgattttgtgtttttcgagcattttcaagaaaatgtagggtaagaaatcaaaatttgaactagtcaaaatgtaatcttaatttgaactattttgaaatgcattgaaatggcgtactttttgggcaaatattgtcccaaaaaaagatgttaaacagttttccgtaatataatctgataacataagctttaaaagtattgaaaaaagcgtttttgcaatcgaaaataagcaattgaaaaatcactgtgatttcacctatttccccccagagaaagcccatttttggtgcacccatacagctcatgcattgcatcacacgcaataagtgaatacgtcaaattaaagcttatttatcatagaatcgaccaaccgaataatattccgcattatttgtcataaaattatcaaatttaagtgattcttacttggagaatgttatcttaagttgaaccatttgtaatctaaatttgaactagtaaacgggggtgagcttctagtgttggcctgtagattgcgctagtggttgctttgtttactcttgggggatgaaatattccaaattttgtttccacattcctaaagaatttcgtacataagctagtatgacactctttgaccaatgccaaatatttgaccacttttgacagttaaattttgaccaagttgtacctggcaaacaaaaatatttgtcactctcgaaaaacgaatagggacaatcagagccaaacaacctgccaaaatgtatctgtcaaaagtggtcaaatatttggcgtcttgGCAAAGAGTGAAATAGCACCCATaatgagttgagattccactgcctaatgaaaaataggtatgagaattagcagatccatgtgatttttaattgtttagcatggaattggctgttttgtgagctGCTCGaactgctgccgccagtagttcaaattaagattaaaactggttcaaattaagattaaaatcattgttgatgaaaaatcgaatatttcaatgaaatgcggtgcaaatacaaactttttaccattcaacagaaagcttatacccgtggctttcatgtacatacgactttgccgtagtaaattatttccatttggaaaaaaaatcacttaaaatttgcactgctttagaaagccgcaatttggttcaaattttgattacacagcgtaacaaaaattaagtttttttctgactcaagagcaaacttatgtgtctccgaaggattttgggccgctgaatccgaatccgggctcagatttgctctaacacgtcacaattttgagctatacctcaatttatagggcaaaatatgcgattttgggcttttttgactgcaagccattaagcaaggaaatatttttttaagcaaccaaaaggttaattggtcaattaacatctaaattaacgacttatgcaaaatatttcgttttaccaaatcgaatttgatagttttaagcgatttatgttaggtacgatatttcccatacaagtcaccctccaaaagttgcatgcaagttttcatactagcataaaatgcttaaatctatcaaatttgattaggtaaaacgaaatattttgcatgaatcgttaatttagatgttaattgaccaattaaccttttgattatataaaaaaaatatttccttgcttaatggcttgcagtcaaaaaagcccaaaatcgcatatttagccatataaattgaggtatagcttaaaattgtgacgtgttagagcaaatttgagcccggattcggattcagcggcccaaaatccttcggagacacataagtttgctcttgagacaaaaaaatgttgcgctgtgttacctaCCCTACTTCAGTATCCAGAAATTTCCACTGAAAAGGAACCAAAactaccgttaggatatagttataTATAGTTAGGATATAGTTAGGATATATAGTTTTTTATAGTTATATAGATTATAGTTAGGTTATATTATATAGTTTATAGTTATATAGATTAtagttaggatatagttagtgttctggcagcacggacgACGTTCAGCATCACCACTTGTCGAATGAATAGCTACGGTCGACACAATGACTTGCCGTAGCACAATAGCAGATGTCAGAAACGTGCGATACTGATTGTATTTTCGAGAAGATTTGATGTGATGCTAATTTGGTGAAGAACCTGAATTTGTTAATTGATTATATGCGAAGTTTAGTGCGAGGTATTCTGTGTGGATTACCGTTGAATTGAGTTCTGCCTAAGCCGTTTGCTTATTAATTAGAAACGTTACGTTAGGATTAGGTAAATACTGTTCTGTTCCTCATAGGGTTACTTTTTCATTTCTAAACGCCGGTTtctaatatagcatcatagcattCCGCCTAGTTCTGGCCACTTGTATTAAGGCTTGCAGTAACATCGTGTGTTTGAAGATTTACTGTATTTAGGTATGTTCCACGGTTGAATTCGAAGTTTGATGATTTATTAATTAATGTTAATCTTAGGCGACGGCTATAAGCGACGTTGTTGCATCGTTCAAAAGGGTATTGCGATTGGTATAGGCAAGATCAAATGTATTGTTGCAACATGACTTCCTCAAAACGATTCCTAATAAAATTCCTTTTTTAGCTTTGAGCTGCACATACAAACTGCTGCTGGAAGACCCTTCGCCTATCCGAACATCCTCAAAGATTTGTAGCTAGGATGCCACCCCAGGACGATGCTAGGGAATGCGGTGCGTGCGACGAACCGAATTCCGCCGACGTCGGCATGGTGGCCTGCGATGGGTGCAGTGTATGGTACCACTACACTTGTGCCAAGGTGTCCCCGGGAGTCCAACAACGGTCGTGGAGATGCAGTAAGTGCCTGCCCGAACCGCCTTCGGAAGCCACCGGAGCCAAGAAGAAAGGAGGTAAGAAACAAACGGCTAACTTGACTGTCCTCGGTGCTACATCGAGTGAGATGCTGAAGTCGAGCACCGCCAACCAGAAGAAGACGTCGGAGAAATCGAAAAACTCCGATAAATCGAAGACCTTGTTCGTTCCTGATCTTACGGCGAGTGGTAACGCCACTCCGAAGAAGCATCCAGAGGTTCCTGCCTTCGATAAGTCGAGCCACGGGGAGATGAGATCTTCCAAATCCAGCACTTCTACCGCCAGAGCTCGAGCGCAATTAGCATTGCAGCGATTGGAAGACGAGCGATTGCTGGAGGAGCAGAAGTTGAGGGAAGAGCGGGCACGATTAGAGGAAGAACGGATCCGCCTGGAGAAGGAGAGGCAGCTGAAGGAACAGGAGCACGCCATTAAGGCCAAGGAGCTCGCGATGCAGGAGAAGTACCTGCGTGACAAATTCGAGCTGGAGGAACAGATTGCTGATGACGAGAGCAGCAAATCAAGCGTCTTCAGTCGGAAGGACAGGACCAAGGCTTGGTTGAAAAGCCAGCACGGTATGAGTCACCGGGACGACAAAAGCGCGACACAGTTCTCGGAGTGGCCTAATGCAGCGAACGATTTGGCGGAACCGGATCGTTTCCGGCCGCTAGCGGATGAGATAGCCGATCGACAGCAGTTAGAGCCACGATTAATCCCAGAAGCGATTCCGGATCATCTGATCCGTGCCAACAGTGCGCGGGTTAGGAATATCCCTTCGGAACCCGTCGGAAACCACTTCGGAAGTGCGGCTAGATCGAATGCCAGCCTGGCGCCGTCTTTGCGAGGGATTGAGCGCGCGGCGATAGGTTCGAACCCAGGTTCCCACGGGGCGGGGCCGAACAGCGACCAAGTAGCCGCGAGACAAATCTGGCCGAAGAAGTTACCCACTTTTTCGGGCGACCCGGAAGAGTGGCCTATATTTGTCCACAGCTTCGAGACAGCCAACATTGCGTGCGGTTTTACGGACGTGGAAAATATAATTCGCTTGCGAGAGTGCTTGCGCGGGCCAGCGCGAGACGCCGTCGTTACGAAACTGATGTTTACCCAAAGCGTTAACGCGATTATGGAAACGCTGCGACGGTTGTACGGGAGGCCAGAGCTGCTGGTGAAGAATCTGCTGAGCAAGGTGCGTCGGGCCGAGGCACCGAAACCAGAACGATTGGAGTCGCTGATCAACTTCGGCCTAACGGTGCAACAGCTATGCGATCACCTGGAGGCCGCGAATCTCAGTGGCCATCTGTCCAACCCTACACTGCTCGGCGAACTAGTGGAGAAGCTGCCAGCGTCGAACAAGCTCGAGTGGGCAAGATTCAAGCGAGGGTATGCGGAACCGACCCTAAAACATTTCGGAGTGTTCATGGAAGAACTGGTGTACGACGCCAGCGAAGTTACGTCACCGATCCAACAGAAGGCAGCGGTTGGGAGAGCTGAAAGGGACAAGCCGAAAGAGAAGGGGCATGTGTACGCCCACGAAGAGGTAGCCGAGGTGCAGAGACGCGATGAAGAAAGGCAACCCTGTCCGATATGCGGTAAAACAGACCATCGTGTGAGGAACTGCGAACGTTTCCAGCAGCTGGGATTGGAAGCTCGCCTGAAAGCCGTTCATCATTGGAAGTTGTGCGAGGTTTGCCTGTTTGACCACGGCCAATGGAGATGTCGTTCGAGAATCCGATGCAACGTCGGGAACTGCCGAGACCGCCACCACCCACTTCTACATCGTTCTGATCGTGGTTCGATACAGGAACAGCGTCAGCGACAACTTCGAGCGTCGGAATGCAACGCTCATGAGCAGTCGCAAAGATCCGTCCTGTTCAGGATCATACCGGTTATGTTGTTCAACGGGAACCGCAGATGTGAAACTTTCGCCTTTTTGGACGAAGGGTCCTCCTTGACGCTTATTGAAGCAAGCTTAGCACGGCAGCTTGGAGCAGTTGGTGTTCCTGAACCCCTAGAGCTGAGATGGACTTCGAGCGTGAAGAGGAATGAGGAGAGCTCGCAGCGCGTGGACTTCGAAATTTCCGGAAAAGGACTACCCCGCCGTTACGTGCTGAAGAACGCGCACACCGTCGAAGAGTTGAACCTTCCGAGTCAGAGTTTGGCCTTCAACGAAGTATCCGAGCGATTCCCACATCTCCGAAATCTTCCTGTTTCTGCGTACTCCGAGGCCGTGCCTAGAATTCTCCTAGGTTTGGAAAATTTGAGTCTCTTCGCGCCCCTGGACAGTTGCGTCGGCCGACCAGGCGAACCGATCGCGGTGAAATCTTTGCTAGGGTGGTCCGTCTATGGCCCAGATGCAAGCGAAATATCAAAACCAGCATTTGTAAATCTCCACGAGTGTAATTGCGATGCCGATAGAGAATTGAACGAtctagttcggcagcagttcATCCTGGAGGACATGGCTGCTGCAACCACGCCCCCGCCAGAGTCCGCTGATGAGAAACGTGCCCGCGAGATATTGGAAAATACCACAAAATTCGTTGATGGAAAatacgaaaccgctcttctttggAAAGCCGACGAAATCGACCTCCCCGATAGCCTTCCCATGGCGATGAAACGCTTGCGGAGCTTCGAGGCCCAACTGGCGAAGGACCCAAGTCTCCGAGAAAATGTGAACAAGCAAATCGAGGACTACGTGCAGAAAGGCTACGTCCACAAGGCTACAGAAGAGGACTTGATGGAGATCAACCGGAGGCAAGTGTGGTATCTGCCTCTTGGCCTGGTTATACAtccgaagaagcagaagaaacgACTCGTGTGGGACGGGAAAGCGCAAGTGAATGGAGTGTCCCTCAACTCAAAACTATTAAAAGGCCCCGACCTGCTAGTGTCGCTCCCTTCAGTGGTCTGCAAATTCCGTGAGAAACCCGTTGCATTCGGAGGCGATATCCGCGAAATGTTTCTGCAGCTTCGAATGAGGACATCGGACAGATACTTTCAGTGTTTCCTCTTCCGATTTGATTTGCAACATCCTCCTGAAGTCTACATCGCAGACGTAGCGATGTTTGGCGCCACATGCTCGCCATGCGTCGCGCAGCACGTCCTACGAGTCAACGCTGACAAGTGGGCGGACGAGTTCCCGGTAGCTGCAGCGGCAATCAAGGACAAGACGTATATGGACGACTACTACGACAGTGCTGACACCCCAGAAGAAGCAGCGGAGTTGGCTGTTCAAGTTAGGACCATCCACGCCCGTGGCGGGTTCGAAATGAGGAACTGGGTGAGCAACAGTGAGGAAGTGTTGGAGAAGCTCGGCGAACGCAACGATCCAGAGCCACGTCTGCTACAGTCAACGACCGAGGCAAAATGGGAACGAGTTCTTGGAATGCTGTGGCACCCAGAGTCGGACTCTCTAACGTTTTCAACCGAGCTTGGCGAACAACTTCTTCAGTACGTGTCCGGAGGAAAGCGGCCGACAAAGCGAATCGCTCTGAGGATTATAATGAGTCTGTTTGATCCTCTTGGTCTCCTGGCACCGTACCTCATACATGGACGCATCCTCATTCAGGATCTATGGAGAAGTGGGGTGCAGTGGGACGAAGAGATGAGAGACGACGAATTCGAGAAGTGGACACACTGGGTGGAGTTACTACCGGGTATCAGTGAGCTTAGTATTCCTCGTTGCTATTTTGGTGAAGCAGATCCTCTGTGCCGTCGAACCTTGCAGTGCCACGTGTTCACCGATGCCAGTGAGGCTGGATATGGCTGTGCGGTGTACTTCCGGATTACGGACCACCTGGAACGCGTGCGGTGCTCGTTGGTTATGGCGAAAAGTAAAGTCGCCCCCCTGAAACATTTCTCGATTCCACGATTGGAATTGGAAGCGGCCGTGCTCGGGGCTAGAATGTTGACCGCTGTTTTGACGAACCATACCCTTCAACCTCGTGAGGTGTACCTTTGGACGGATTCTTCCACGGTTCTCGCGTGGATTCGTTCCGACCACAGGCGCTACAAACAATTCGTCGCCCATCGTATCGGAGAACTTCTGTCTCTGACCCAAGCAGAATGCTGGCGATGGGTACCGTCTAAGCAGAATGTAGCCGATTGTTTGACAAAGTGGGTACGCGACTCGGAGCCTGATTCCAACGGGAGGTGGTTCCAGGGTCCATCGTTTTTGTATCTCTCCGAAGACAGTTGGCCACAGCAGCGAGAGAAGCCGAACACTACTGAAGAGCTACGATCGGCCTACCTGCTCACTCACATCATGCTTCCGGTGGGAATGATAGACGTTGGTAGATTTTCCA contains:
- the LOC134284617 gene encoding uncharacterized protein LOC134284617, producing the protein MPPQDDARECGACDEPNSADVGMVACDGCSVWYHYTCAKVSPGVQQRSWRCSKCLPEPPSEATGAKKKGGKKQTANLTVLGATSSEMLKSSTANQKKTSEKSKNSDKSKTLFVPDLTASGNATPKKHPEVPAFDKSSHGEMRSSKSSTSTARARAQLALQRLEDERLLEEQKLREERARLEEERIRLEKERQLKEQEHAIKAKELAMQEKYLRDKFELEEQIADDESSKSSVFSRKDRTKAWLKSQHGMSHRDDKSATQFSEWPNAANDLAEPDRFRPLADEIADRQQLEPRLIPEAIPDHLIRANSARVRNIPSEPVGNHFGSAARSNASLAPSLRGIERAAIGSNPGSHGAGPNSDQVAARQIWPKKLPTFSGDPEEWPIFVHSFETANIACGFTDVENIIRLRECLRGPARDAVVTKLMFTQSVNAIMETLRRLYGRPELLVKNLLSKVRRAEAPKPERLESLINFGLTVQQLCDHLEAANLSGHLSNPTLLGELVEKLPASNKLEWARFKRGYAEPTLKHFGVFMEELVYDASEVTSPIQQKAAVGRAERDKPKEKGHVYAHEEVAEVQRRDEERQPCPICGKTDHRVRNCERFQQLGLEARLKAVHHWKLCEVCLFDHGQWRCRSRIRCNVGNCRDRHHPLLHRSDRGSIQEQRQRQLRASECNAHEQSQRSVLFRIIPVMLFNGNRRCETFAFLDEGSSLTLIEASLARQLGAVGVPEPLELRWTSSVKRNEESSQRVDFEISGKGLPRRYVLKNAHTVEELNLPSQSLAFNEVSERFPHLRNLPVSAYSEAVPRILLGLENLSLFAPLDSCVGRPGEPIAVKSLLGWSVYGPDASEISKPAFVNLHECNCDADRELNDLVRQQFILEDMAAATTPPPESADEKRAREILENTTKFVDGKYETALLWKADEIDLPDSLPMAMKRLRSFEAQLAKDPSLRENVNKQIEDYVQKGYVHKATEEDLMEINRRQVWYLPLGLVIHPKKQKKRLVWDGKAQVNGVSLNSKLLKGPDLLVSLPSVVCKFREKPVAFGGDIREMFLQLRMRTSDRYFQCFLFRFDLQHPPEVYIADVAMFGATCSPCVAQHVLRVNADKWADEFPVAAAAIKDKTYMDDYYDSADTPEEAAELAVQVRTIHARGGFEMRNWVSNSEEVLEKLGERNDPEPRLLQSTTEAKWERVLGMLWHPESDSLTFSTELGEQLLQYVSGGKRPTKRIALRIIMSLFDPLGLLAPYLIHGRILIQDLWRSGVQWDEEMRDDEFEKWTHWVELLPGISELSIPRCYFGEADPLCRRTLQCHVFTDASEAGYGCAVYFRITDHLERVRCSLVMAKSKVAPLKHFSIPRLELEAAVLGARMLTAVLTNHTLQPREVYLWTDSSTVLAWIRSDHRRYKQFVAHRIGELLSLTQAECWRWVPSKQNVADCLTKWVRDSEPDSNGRWFQGPSFLYLSEDSWPQQREKPNTTEELRSAYLLTHIMLPVGMIDVGRFSKWSVLLRTVACVYRFISNCRLRVSGRPIETFQATKNQAKLLRSEVAARKVPLSQEEFLRAEQFLWRMTQGEYYPDEVRTLLKNRDQPIGKWIALEKSSSLYKFSPFADEYGIIRMEGRTADAAYAGFDARFPIILPKESEITQRLLDHYHRRYGHANKETVVNEVRQRFQISHLRSAVENIARSCQFCKVSKCKPLPPRMAPLPEQRLTPNVRPFSYVGIDYMGPLEVTVGRRKEKRYVVVFTCLVVRAVHLEVSYDLSSESCIMAIRRFSRRRGSPVQIFSDNGTNFVGANRELQQQIKQIDLECAGTFTDARTKWSFNPPSAPHMGGVWERMVRSVKEAMATLNDGRRLTDEILWTTLVEVEGLINSRPLMYMPQDLDNPEALTPNHFIFGCSSGAHEPMEPPVNLEQTLRSSFLRSQQLANIAWERWSKEYFPTINRRTKWLDEVKSLKVGDVVYVVEGKRRSWTRGVVEEVIPGKDGRIRQAIVRTASGKLKRPVVKLAVMELGESTGGPPLDPRGGGCSGSTDDVQHHHLSNE